In Flavobacterium sp. CS20, a single window of DNA contains:
- the sucD gene encoding succinate--CoA ligase subunit alpha — protein sequence MSVLVNKNSKIIVQGFTGSEGTFHAEQMIEYGTNIVGGVTPGKGGTTHLGKPVFNTVEEAVKEVSADTTIIFVPPAFAADAIMEVADAGIKVIITITEGIPVADMIKVSNYIKNRDCRLIGPNCPGVITPGEAKVGIMPGFVFKKGKVGIVSKSGTLTYEVADQVVKEGLGITTAIGIGGDPIIGTTTKEAIELLVNDSDTECVVMIGEIGGQLEAEATKWYKNSGSKKPVVGFIAGETAPAGRTMGHAGAIVGGSEDTAQAKKKILKESGIHVVDSPAEIGKKVKEVLSA from the coding sequence ATGAGCGTTTTAGTCAACAAGAATTCAAAAATTATTGTTCAAGGATTTACTGGTAGTGAAGGCACTTTTCACGCCGAACAAATGATTGAATACGGCACCAATATTGTAGGTGGTGTAACTCCAGGAAAAGGAGGCACAACCCATCTGGGAAAACCCGTATTCAATACAGTTGAAGAAGCTGTAAAAGAAGTTTCTGCTGATACCACTATCATCTTTGTACCACCAGCTTTTGCTGCAGATGCTATTATGGAAGTCGCTGATGCTGGCATAAAGGTGATCATTACCATCACAGAAGGTATTCCGGTTGCTGATATGATAAAGGTTTCAAACTATATCAAAAATAGAGATTGTAGATTGATTGGTCCTAACTGTCCAGGTGTGATTACGCCAGGTGAAGCCAAAGTTGGTATCATGCCAGGTTTTGTTTTCAAAAAAGGTAAAGTTGGTATTGTTTCAAAATCAGGAACTTTAACCTACGAAGTCGCCGACCAAGTCGTAAAAGAAGGTTTAGGCATAACAACAGCCATAGGAATTGGCGGTGACCCAATTATAGGAACAACCACAAAAGAAGCCATAGAACTCCTCGTGAACGATTCAGACACCGAATGTGTTGTGATGATAGGCGAAATTGGCGGACAATTAGAAGCTGAAGCGACTAAATGGTATAAAAATAGCGGAAGCAAAAAACCAGTTGTAGGTTTCATAGCTGGAGAAACTGCACCTGCTGGACGAACTATGGGTCATGCTGGAGCAATAGTCGGTGGAAGTGAAGACACCGCTCAAGCTAAAAAGAAAATCTTAAAAGAAAGCGGCATTCACGTTGTAGATTCGCCTGCTGAAATTGGCAAAAAAGTTAAAGAAGTTTTGTCGGCTTAG
- a CDS encoding alpha/beta fold hydrolase: MKTNILILLVITSFFSCYSQDTLVALDKDLTTVKYPFDVKFHTFKSQGQNLRMAYVDVLPSSNANGKTALLMHGKNFSIAYWEQTIKALRNEGFRVIAADQIGFGKSTKPEYYQYSFQQLAHNTKSILDSLKINKINVLGHSMGGMLATRFALSYPEMTEKLILENPIGLEDYKVLTSYQTIDANYQSELKNTVESYRNYQMKYYYDNTWKPQYDRWLNLLAGWTMHKDYPIVAWNATLTMDMIFTQPVVYEFKNLKCPTLLIIGTRDRTAIGRGRAPKETQSKMGLYNKLGKKTHKAIPNSTLIELENIGHLPHIESFDRFIKPLTDFLKK, from the coding sequence ATGAAAACAAACATCTTAATATTGTTAGTGATTACCTCATTTTTTTCATGCTACTCTCAAGATACGTTAGTAGCGTTGGATAAAGACCTTACGACTGTAAAATACCCTTTTGATGTCAAGTTTCATACGTTTAAATCGCAAGGGCAAAATCTAAGAATGGCTTATGTAGATGTCTTACCATCATCAAATGCTAATGGAAAAACCGCACTGCTCATGCACGGTAAAAATTTCAGTATCGCTTATTGGGAGCAAACTATAAAAGCACTGAGAAATGAAGGTTTTCGTGTAATCGCAGCTGACCAAATTGGCTTTGGAAAATCCACCAAACCTGAATACTACCAATATAGTTTTCAGCAGTTGGCTCATAATACCAAATCTATACTCGATAGTCTAAAAATCAATAAAATTAATGTATTAGGACATTCAATGGGTGGAATGCTTGCCACAAGGTTTGCATTATCTTATCCTGAAATGACAGAAAAGCTCATCCTAGAAAACCCAATCGGTCTGGAGGATTACAAAGTTCTGACAAGCTATCAAACCATTGACGCTAACTATCAAAGTGAATTGAAAAACACAGTAGAAAGCTATCGCAACTATCAGATGAAATATTATTATGACAATACTTGGAAGCCTCAATATGACCGTTGGCTTAACCTATTGGCGGGTTGGACAATGCACAAAGATTATCCTATCGTCGCTTGGAATGCGACCCTGACTATGGATATGATTTTTACCCAGCCCGTAGTGTATGAATTCAAAAACCTTAAATGCCCGACACTGCTTATCATCGGTACACGCGACAGGACAGCTATAGGCAGAGGAAGAGCTCCGAAAGAAACTCAATCAAAAATGGGGCTTTACAATAAATTAGGGAAGAAAACTCATAAAGCTATACCAAACTCAACCTTAATAGAATTGGAAAACATTGGTCATTTGCCTCATATAGAGTCTTTTGATAGATTTATAAAACCCTTGACTGATTTTTTAAAAAAGTAG
- a CDS encoding nuclear transport factor 2 family protein yields MSYKEIVTHFLYSDYYKDKNVFKDYIHPKLELNWNSSDGFLKLDFDGFFEMVQNMGKTFTVLTPEFSHIFAENNKVCVRFTYHVETLEHEENLPLAHFMSIWEIEDDKIRKGFIMSQVADDSVDNIFSYIEN; encoded by the coding sequence ATGTCTTATAAAGAGATAGTAACTCATTTTTTATATTCAGATTATTATAAAGACAAAAATGTATTTAAAGATTATATTCATCCAAAATTAGAATTGAATTGGAACAGTAGCGATGGGTTTTTGAAACTCGATTTTGATGGTTTTTTTGAAATGGTTCAAAATATGGGAAAAACCTTTACAGTCTTAACCCCAGAATTTAGTCATATTTTTGCAGAAAACAACAAAGTTTGCGTGCGTTTCACCTATCATGTAGAAACTTTAGAACATGAAGAAAACTTACCTCTTGCTCACTTTATGAGTATTTGGGAAATTGAAGATGATAAAATCCGAAAAGGCTTTATAATGAGCCAAGTCGCAGACGATAGTGTAGATAATATTTTCTCTTATATCGAAAATTAA